A stretch of Rhododendron vialii isolate Sample 1 chromosome 4a, ASM3025357v1 DNA encodes these proteins:
- the LOC131322550 gene encoding uncharacterized protein LOC131322550 isoform X1, with protein MKPLTSTGGQPSLVSASDAPSIQKPQSSASVSSVLSSFIGFTRPSRAITSARFGCALNIEALVAAAERRETPLEAPASEIQDKISFIINNLSSTNFEAKAKEFSEILTEQYYSWFAQYMVMKRASVESNFHDLYLKFIDKVNSKTLNKEIVQATYEGTSDGVSVLCIFIFYI; from the exons ATGAAGCCTCTTACTTCTACTGGAGGGCAACCTTCACTCGTTTCCGCAAGTGATGCACCTAGCATTCAAAAG CCCCAGAGTTCAGCAAGTGTTTCTTCTGTGCTATCTTCCTTTATTGGTTTTACCCGTCCATCTCGAGCAATTACCTCAGCAA GATTTGGCTGTGCTTTAAACATTGAAGCCCTTGTTGCTGCTGCGGAGAGAAGAGAAACTCCCTTGGAG GCTCCAGCATCAGAGATTCAGGACAAGATATCATTTATCATTAATAATCTATCTTCTACAAATTTTGAAGCTAAGGCCAaggaattttctgaaattttgacTGAGCAGTACTATTCATGGTTTGCACAGTACATGGTAATGAAAAG AGCAAGCGTTGAGTCAAATTTTCATGATCTGTACTTGAAATTCATAGACAAAGTTAACTCGAAGACGTTGAACAAAGAGATTGTACAAGCCACTTATGAAGGTACCTCTGATGGAGTTTCGGTCCtttgtattttcattttttatatctaa
- the LOC131322550 gene encoding uncharacterized protein LOC131322550 isoform X2, whose amino-acid sequence MKPLTSTGGQPSLVSASDAPSIQKPQSSASVSSVLSSFIGFTRPSRAITSARFGCALNIEALVAAAERRETPLEAPASEIQDKISFIINNLSSTNFEAKAKEFSEILTEQYYSWFAQYMVMKRQS is encoded by the exons ATGAAGCCTCTTACTTCTACTGGAGGGCAACCTTCACTCGTTTCCGCAAGTGATGCACCTAGCATTCAAAAG CCCCAGAGTTCAGCAAGTGTTTCTTCTGTGCTATCTTCCTTTATTGGTTTTACCCGTCCATCTCGAGCAATTACCTCAGCAA GATTTGGCTGTGCTTTAAACATTGAAGCCCTTGTTGCTGCTGCGGAGAGAAGAGAAACTCCCTTGGAG GCTCCAGCATCAGAGATTCAGGACAAGATATCATTTATCATTAATAATCTATCTTCTACAAATTTTGAAGCTAAGGCCAaggaattttctgaaattttgacTGAGCAGTACTATTCATGGTTTGCACAGTACATGGTAATGAAAAG ACAAAGTTAA